The Aspergillus luchuensis IFO 4308 DNA, chromosome 4, nearly complete sequence DNA window tctcttcgacatcgGGGTGCGGACACGGGCAATGGTGCGGGAAATGAACGCATGCGAGGGTACCAGGACAGAGGTATTTATCGCAATGGGCTGTGCTAATTAGCTTCACACGCATACCCCAATCAAAGAATCCACCACTTACCTGAATCCCACTGATTCTGATACCGCGAGCTATCACTCGGAACATTCTGCGCCGCCTGCTGACGACCCTggtgaccaccaccaccgccgccgccacctccaaACATATGCTCGAAGAACTGGAACTGCGCTTGAGCCACAGAGGCAAGTAGAAGAAGGGCTCCGAGGAGCCGAATCCAAGAGAACATTGCGAACTGAGATACACTCGACAAACAACCGAGCAATATGTCCAAAACCCCCCAAAAACGCGAAGCAAAAGTAAATTGCAGATCAAAGCAAGCGAAGGAACTAAGTATATAGttgtagatagataagtTACCGGCCATCTGGCCGTATCCGGCACGTGACCTCACCCGCCAAGTCCCATCTCCGATCCGCGAAAAAAAGCAGGCCCCGGGAAATAGAGCGAGCCATCTCTCCCCCAGTTCAATCCCCGTTGAAcatcaccacctcccaaTCCACACACAATGTTCCAACCTCGTTTTCTAGCGCCCCTCCGGGCTCTAGAAAGGGGACTTACCAGAGCCCCCACGGCCGCCAtccgcaacaacaacaactacaacaacacctcctcGCTCCTCcgcaccacctcctccatcctctccgcaaccagcaacagcagcataTTAACACAATCCAAGCTCACCCCGCTAGCATCCCCAACATTACACCAATTCCTCCAAGTCAGACACGCCTCCCACGCTTCCCAAGGAACCGCGAACCGTCACTCCCGCGATCCGGCCGGAAAGCGTCTCGGCGCGAAACGCACAGCCGGTGAATACGTCGTCCCCGGATGCATCATCTTCCGGCAACGAGGCACGAAATGGTTCCCTGGTGAGAACTGCGCCATGGGCCGCGATCATACCATCTACGCTGCTGAGGCCGGGTATGTGCGGTACTACCTGGATCCCGAGCGTCATCCGGATCGGAAGTACATTGGAGTTGTGTTTGAGAAGGATGGGAAGTTGCCGACGCCGAAGAACGCGCCGACTaggaggaagttgaaccGTGTGGCGGTTCGGTTTGAacctgaggaggaggtggcggctGCCAAGCAGGGCGATTTGGTGGCTAAGATTGGACAGGACGGGACGCAGGTTGGCAGTGCTACGAAGGTTGAGGCTGCTCAGGCTGCTGTTCAGTTGCGTCCTGGTTATATGTACCGTGAGGCCAACTGGAGTATTGGTCGTGCTGCGGAGAAGGCTGGCATTACGGCTAAGCCGTATAACCGCAAGAACCGCTGGTTggcgtggaggaagaggactgcTAAGGCTGATCGGTTGGCACAGATGAAGAGTctgaagaataagaagaagaagaagggtggaaAATAGATGATTTGATGGAGGGGATTATGTCGGTGAGGGGTTGACTGCGTGTGTGTGATATATTAGTTCTGGTTCTAggggtttttcttttgtgtTTGTCTAcctatatgtatgtatgtattataAGACGTTGGAATGGGCTGCAATTactatttcttttctctttattAAGAACCAAGAACTGATGCTTTAATAGAGTAGCAGACTCCAGGGTATATTGCTATCAGTATCAGTCTCGCGAACACACTGGTTGATCAAAGCAGCAAACATTAGAAAAAACAAGCAGATACTCCAGATCCCATACATTCATCGTAGATGATCGTCGAAGATATTAACTCCACTAGATCCATTCATTACTGGTCAAACAACCTCCCCAAGATCAAGCTTTGACAGACAAACTCATTGCCGACAATCTTGACATTACTGTTCACTCCCAGCTCATTGCCGTCAAAAGACTCCATCAGCTTCGACCGCTTACGCTTCCTCGAACCGGCGGTCGACAATGAGCTTCCCAGTGCCATGGCCTTGGCGGAGGAAGCtcgatcatcgtcatcgacaTAGATCCAGTTCCAGCTAGTGCCATCGGCTCCATTCGTTTGCGTTGCACTCAGGATCGCGCGAGCAGACTTGAGATCAGGCACGCGCTCGATGCGAGAAGCACCCAACGCATACGTCAAGAAGAGATACGCCTTGCGTTTCTCCTCATCTGCTCGACCACTGCGTCCCGTAACAAGAAGCACGGATTGTCCGTTGAGAAGATTGGGCCGGCCGGCGATGGTCTCAGACAGTCGAGCCTCTGTAGCAGGGTACGGGGCTAGGAAACGAGACTTGGTCGCGCCGTTGAGGTAGGTGGACTCCCCGGCTGGGAGGAGATATATTTCCCAATCGAGGATTTGTCTTCTGGCAACGCAGTCCTCGATCCAGCGGTCAGAGAGGCAAGGGAGATTGAGTGCTAGGGCTTGCATGTACTTTGACCGACGAGAATGTTTGTCGGCTATCAGACACGCGAAGCCCACATCTGCGGCACCACTAGTCAGCCGCAGATGGCCGTCTTGGGTACTAGGTAGTGGAGCAGGAGACTTGGTAGGTGTAGCAACTGGTGCACTGGGAGGGAGTTCGAACAACTCATTGAACCCGTCCTCTAGAATCCGGCCGTCGTTCTCCAGAATCATTCTGGTAATTCGTGATTTGGCCTCATTGTTGTCTCCGTATGACACCGCAAACACCATACCGGCAAATAGACCAGTGGAAAAGCGGAAGCTGCGCGAGAGTCGAGCGCCAGGGGACATGGGCGTGGAGTGTCTATCACCTGGCGTTTGGGGTCCACTTTCGGAAACAGCAGGCCCGGAGTCGTAGCTGAATGCCCGGTCTTTCAACTGATTCCAAAGGATAGTATCTAGGTAGATTCGGGAAATAGGAACAGTAATCCTGTTCTCTGTAACTGCTAGTCCTGAGCCGGGGAGACTTTTGCGCTGCTTCGGTGTCAAGATAACGGAGGAATATCCATATACATCGGTCATAGGAATCAGCCCATTCGCAGCTCCCTGTTCAATATCACTCAAAGTGAGCTTGTCGGCGAACCCAGAGATGATATGTGTCACCTTGGGAACATCGCGCATGTCCACCTTGACACCATCACCAATACGCAGCTCAAGCCGTTTCACCGCGCCAGTGGGGATCTCAAGCGGTGCGCTATCTTCGAATTTGACCAGATACCGCGACTGCGATGTGCCAAAGGGCTTGCCAAAGCACGTTGCAGGATAATACGCGCGCTTTGGTCCGCTCCATGGGGCAAGGACTTGGTTGACGGCGATAGGTACGTTCTCATGGCTAACTGAAGGCTGAGCTGGCTGTTGAACCCGAGGCGGTGTCTCCACAACTGGATCCTCTTCAGATGCTGTTTCTGTTGGTTGGGGTGCGACTGGTTCACTGGATGGCTCCGGCATTGAACTGACCGCCTGATCCTCGTGAATGGCAGGCAGTTCTTCTTCAATGGGAGCATGCTCTTCAACCTCAGCAGGCACCTGTTTTACCGGAAGCGAGCGACCTAGAAGCCGAGACCTCTCTTTACGAGAGAAGTGATGCTGAGTAGAATCATCCATATCCCATATGCTCTCCGCTCTTCTAGAGGGTCTTGACCGTCTCCGATAGGTTGGCATTGGCTTGGTGGCCGGCTTAACCTGCTTATCTGGCTCCACCTCAGTGATAGGTGGCATTTCCTTCTCTGGAGAAGGCACGACATGAGTAGGCGCGCGAGGTGTAACAGGGAACACTGGGTCGGAAGCGTAAACACTCTGCCCACCGTTACCGCGGCGCTTCTTCCTTGGCTGAATAGGAGACATTGCAACCGCAGACCGGAACTCCCGGTCGTCAGCGGACAGGATATTAATGTCAAGGTTGAATGAGCCAGCCCCAATCTGTGGTGAAGCATCGGCTGCGATTTCCGTCAGTGCCCTGCGCTGTCTGCCACTTGGGCTGGACAGAATTTTTGAGTTATGGAACGAGGAAGGTTTCAGAGGCGACGAGCTATCAGCAACCATCGGTTGAGAACGAGACCCTCGTTCGTGCGCATTCATGTACACTGGCGGCAagtcgtcatcttcttgatcGGCTACATCGGTTGTGTTATGATCATTAGGCCACCTTTGGTGACCAAGGCGGCTGGGACTCGTTTCGGGAATGCTTGTCATTGGTATGATTTCTGCAAAAGCCCTAGGAGCAACAGGAGTCTCGGCGACGCGCGAGGGCATAGATGAGGACTTCTCGGGTCGATCCAACGTAGATGGTTCATTGCCTGTATTCGCGGCCCCCTGCACAGCTGGATTGCTTGACTCCACCATGTTATGCTCTTGAGCCAACGAGGGCCGTGGAGTCTGGGAGCGAGATGGACTGCCTAGCTCTGATCCAGGCCAGCTCACCGAGTGAGCGCAGCCTAACTCGAGCGATCGTCGGCTGGTCTGGGACGctgaggggggagaggaccGTATACGAACTTGCTTTGTGGGCGATGGAGTTGTTCTGTCTACATCAGACAAAGGCCCCAGATGAGCCTGAGAGCCTGACTGATGTATGCGCTGCGCGGTCCATTGCTCCTCTGTGTCATCATTACCAGGATCCCTCCGACCAGCGGAGCGCTGAGAGTCCTTAATGACCGAGACCTGTGAGGAGTAGCCTTCATGCAACTGCTCATCCTGTACAAAGCCGCCAGAAAGCGAAAGCGACCTTTCTTGCGCGTTTACCGGTTCCCCATTGGTTGGACACGGACTTTCATGCAAGGCAAGAGCTTGCGATAGGCGGTCATGCGCgctcgcagcagcagtactGGTTGTAGAAAGGTCGTGGCAATTCTCTTTATCCTCCTCGGCTGAACCATCGAGATCGTAAGGCCGTGGCGTGGGCTGTTCCAAgtcatcttcttgctcttgttccgtttcttcttcgctgAGCGCCCCATGCTGCAGCCCAGTAGACCCCTGCTCTCTCACCTCGTCGACTTCTCCAGAAGACCCTTCAGTCAGATCTGGGCCTTCAGGTACTTCAGATAGGGGATTTAGGATCATGTCCGCTTGATTACTACGCCGACTGGATGGCCTCGCAGGTGCTGTGAGCTCCACAAGCTGAGCATCAGCCTCGTGGTCAAACATCTTCCGGCGCCTCATTCGCTCAACAAAACTAGGCTCCTTATCAAATTCCCCGTCGCTTTGGTCCGAGTACACATGGTTTGCAGAACGTGTCATTCTTTCATGCAATGCCTTATCCCGGTTGGCTTGAGATTCCTGCATGCTGATGTAGTTCCATCTGTGGGCGGACGTGTCCCGTGGAAAAGTTGCGGCGAGGTTATTGTAAGGTGAGGAGAGCGTTGTAATAACCGGGTGGCTCTGAATGGGAATATTCGGAGAAGGTCGATCTGACACAGGGTCGGATTGTTGGCCGTTCACtagaggtgatgatggagccTGAGTTGCCCTAAATACCTGACTTAGTGCCAATATCCCACCACTTGACCCGATATCTGCTGCAAGGGGATTCCGCGAAGCAGTGGGAGACACAGTGGCAAGGCCCTCAGAGTGGGCACGCTTCACTGCTGTCATGGGTGTCTTTGTCAGAAACCGCTGCGACTCGGGAAAGAGATTTGGCTGATGCAGCATGGGTGAAGATTCTCCCAGCTTCGAGCTACTCTGATCCTCAAGGTCCTCGTTGACAGCATCAGTATGAAGAGGGTCGTAGCCAGATAGCAAATCAAGATGTCCGCTATCGCCTTCATGAAGGGTCATAAGCGTTGCCTGATCACCCAAATTGCTCTCCTGAGCGTTGTCCGCAGCCTCCTGGTTCTTCCTGATGATTTCATCGTAAACTGACTGAGAGACGACCTGCGTGTCCGAAGGGACGGCATCGACCGAAGGCATTTTCGTAGACGGAGGCACTTGGCCCGTAGAAGGGTTTGTAGAGTTGGTTTTGGATGCTGGATTCGTATTCATCGAAGTTGTGGCATTATGTGATCGCGAGGATGACCGTGAAGGCGACGACGGCGTTAAGGATTTTCGAGCCTTCTCGTGGGCGGTTGAGGAAAATGACGACTTTTGATGGGCTTCCGGGCGACAGTCGTGGTTTGCAACTGTCCCCAGGCCATTAGATTGGAGCTGCGAAGGTGCAGATTCCTGATGGATAGCAGACAAATGATGTTAGCGAATGGAGATCAGAGACTCCGCCACCGGGAGAGGCCGTCACTCACAAGCCCCAACGCGACGCGTTGCAGCTTCGCGATGTCAAGGCTATCCTCCTGCGTCTCCATAATCCCTCTTACACTGCGATGCCTGTTACACAGCACAAATGATGGCTCATTGCCGAGGTGTCTGGCGCCCCAAAGCCACGAACACTTTCACCACTCGGCTTCCTCGACTGTTCTCGTGCTTTTTCCAATTGGACGGAATACCGTAAAATGCAAAACGCGAAACGCGTCACTCACGTGATATCTCGATATTACCGCTCTAGGTTTAGCCTGTCCGAAACTACAAGCCAAAGACGATCTACAATCCATCTATAGAACGAGAGGATGAGCAGTACTATATAAGGAGCGCAGGAGTAGGTCAATGTTGCATTCTTCACACCAGTAAACCGTGATCAACAACGCCAACCATAATGGCTTGTGAGAGGAGCAGGGTTACATATGGTTACAATGAGTAAAGTGCTTTACGTCTTGCCAAAAGAAAACCCAAACGCTCGAACAG harbors:
- the lcl2 gene encoding protein lcl2 (COG:U;~EggNog:ENOG410PS99;~InterPro:IPR034543;~SECRETED:SignalP(1-20);~antiSMASH:Cluster_4.10); translation: MFSWIRLLGALLLLASVAQAQFQFFEHMFGGGGGGGGGHQGRQQAAQNVPSDSSRYQNQWDSAHCDKYLCPGTLACVHFPHHCPCPHPDVEEKVELGEGSAVCVSKGGYKAGEAARKIELARKGLL
- a CDS encoding chromatin-binding protein RAD9 (COG:L;~EggNog:ENOG410PP8M;~InterPro:IPR036420,IPR001357,IPR013914;~PFAM:PF08605,PF18115,PF00533), which codes for METQEDSLDIAKLQRVALGLESAPSQLQSNGLGTVANHDCRPEAHQKSSFSSTAHEKARKSLTPSSPSRSSSRSHNATTSMNTNPASKTNSTNPSTGQVPPSTKMPSVDAVPSDTQVVSQSVYDEIIRKNQEAADNAQESNLGDQATLMTLHEGDSGHLDLLSGYDPLHTDAVNEDLEDQSSSKLGESSPMLHQPNLFPESQRFLTKTPMTAVKRAHSEGLATVSPTASRNPLAADIGSSGGILALSQVFRATQAPSSPLVNGQQSDPVSDRPSPNIPIQSHPVITTLSSPYNNLAATFPRDTSAHRWNYISMQESQANRDKALHERMTRSANHVYSDQSDGEFDKEPSFVERMRRRKMFDHEADAQLVELTAPARPSSRRSNQADMILNPLSEVPEGPDLTEGSSGEVDEVREQGSTGLQHGALSEEETEQEQEDDLEQPTPRPYDLDGSAEEDKENCHDLSTTSTAAASAHDRLSQALALHESPCPTNGEPVNAQERSLSLSGGFVQDEQLHEGYSSQVSVIKDSQRSAGRRDPGNDDTEEQWTAQRIHQSGSQAHLGPLSDVDRTTPSPTKQVRIRSSPPSASQTSRRSLELGCAHSVSWPGSELGSPSRSQTPRPSLAQEHNMVESSNPAVQGAANTGNEPSTLDRPEKSSSMPSRVAETPVAPRAFAEIIPMTSIPETSPSRLGHQRWPNDHNTTDVADQEDDDLPPVYMNAHERGSRSQPMVADSSSPLKPSSFHNSKILSSPSGRQRRALTEIAADASPQIGAGSFNLDINILSADDREFRSAVAMSPIQPRKKRRGNGGQSVYASDPVFPVTPRAPTHVVPSPEKEMPPITEVEPDKQVKPATKPMPTYRRRSRPSRRAESIWDMDDSTQHHFSRKERSRLLGRSLPVKQVPAEVEEHAPIEEELPAIHEDQAVSSMPEPSSEPVAPQPTETASEEDPVVETPPRVQQPAQPSVSHENVPIAVNQVLAPWSGPKRAYYPATCFGKPFGTSQSRYLVKFEDSAPLEIPTGAVKRLELRIGDGVKVDMRDVPKVTHIISGFADKLTLSDIEQGAANGLIPMTDVYGYSSVILTPKQRKSLPGSGLAVTENRITVPISRIYLDTILWNQLKDRAFSYDSGPAVSESGPQTPGDRHSTPMSPGARLSRSFRFSTGLFAGMVFAVSYGDNNEAKSRITRMILENDGRILEDGFNELFELPPSAPVATPTKSPAPLPSTQDGHLRLTSGAADVGFACLIADKHSRRSKYMQALALNLPCLSDRWIEDCVARRQILDWEIYLLPAGESTYLNGATKSRFLAPYPATEARLSETIAGRPNLLNGQSVLLVTGRSGRADEEKRKAYLFLTYALGASRIERVPDLKSARAILSATQTNGADGTSWNWIYVDDDDRASSAKAMALGSSLSTAGSRKRKRSKLMESFDGNELGVNSNVKIVGNEFVCQSLILGRLFDQ
- the MRPL2 gene encoding mitochondrial 54S ribosomal protein bL27m (BUSCO:EOG09264ZDZ;~COG:J;~EggNog:ENOG410PP7F;~InterPro:IPR018261,IPR001684;~PFAM:PF01016;~antiSMASH:Cluster_4.10;~go_component: GO:0005840 - ribosome [Evidence IEA];~go_function: GO:0003735 - structural constituent of ribosome [Evidence IEA];~go_process: GO:0006412 - translation [Evidence IEA]), giving the protein MFQPRFLAPLRALERGLTRAPTAAIRNNNNYNNTSSLLRTTSSILSATSNSSILTQSKLTPLASPTLHQFLQVRHASHASQGTANRHSRDPAGKRLGAKRTAGEYVVPGCIIFRQRGTKWFPGENCAMGRDHTIYAAEAGYVRYYLDPERHPDRKYIGVVFEKDGKLPTPKNAPTRRKLNRVAVRFEPEEEVAAAKQGDLVAKIGQDGTQVGSATKVEAAQAAVQLRPGYMYREANWSIGRAAEKAGITAKPYNRKNRWLAWRKRTAKADRLAQMKSLKNKKKKKGGK